The Streptomyces venezuelae genomic interval GGTCAAGAGGAGTCGTCATGATCGCAGCGTTCGGCGCACGGCGCCTCGGCCCGTACACCTGCGACGGTGGCGTCCTGCACGCGGGCAGTCGTTCGGTACCGAGACCTGATGGTTCGGGGAACGAGGACCACATCTCGTGCGCGCTTTCGGCTCCGCGCCGGCCGACGGCCGACGAGGTCGGCACGGGACTCGTCCAGGGCGACCAGGACCCCCTCGCGCTCGCTCACCAGCGCTGGGCCGGGCCCGTGCACACGCCGGCAACTCGGGCGATGCGGGAGGCACGCGAGGCGGAGGACGTCACTCATCAGGTCTCTCTCGCCGCGTGCTGGGGCCTTCAGGGCTGCCGCCCCGAGCCGGGGCCCGTTCCCGCATGGCCGATCGGGATCGCGCGCCGCAAGATCGCCGATGCCCCTTCCGCTCGGACGCGCCGCACCGAACTCGTCGCTGCGGCTGGAGCCGCGTTGCTGTTCTACGTGGTGTCCGCGCGCGGCACTGAGTACGTGCTCGACCCTGCCGTGATCAGCGGCGCGCTCGCCCGGCTGCCTCGCGTGCAGCGCGACGTCCTCGCCCTCGCGTACTTCGGCGATCTGACCCCGGACCACGATCGCTCGGCGTACCGGGATGCCTCTCGGCACGGCGAACAGCCATGCCCGGCGCGGGCTCCGGCGGATGCGCGGCGACCTTGCTCCGGACTCGGCCGGTCGTACGTCGGACGACCGGCCCCCGCGGCAGGCCGAAGCGCCCACGCTCAGGGGCATCTGGCCGGGCCTGCGGATCCGTACCCATCCGCAGGGGCGACGGCACCGAATCGACAGAGCAGGCGGCCCGCGCAACCGGTGCGCGGGCAATCGACGGACATGAGGGGGCAGGGATGAACCGGCGCAGCGTCGCGGTGGTCGGGTCGGGGGTGGCGGGCCTGACCGCCGGGTACGTGCTCTCGCGGGCCTACGACGTGGTCCTGTACGAGGCCGACTCCCGGCTCGGGGGCCACGCGCACACCCACGAACTCCCGACCGGAGCGGGTGGCACAGTGCGCGTGGACACCGGATTCATCGTCCACAACGACCGCACCTACCCGTACCTTCTGAGGCTTTTCCGTGAGCTGGGCGTGGCCACCCAGGACTCAGAGATGAGCATGTCCGTCCGATGCGACGGCTGCGGCCTCGAATACGCGGGCGCTCGTGGCCCCCGCGGGCTGCTGAGCGGCGGGAACCTGCGCCGCCCCCGCCATCTGCGGATGCTCGCCGACGTCCCCCGGTTCCATCGGGCGGCGCGACGGCTGCTCGCCTCCGGCGACGACACCCAGACTCTCGGGGCGTTCCTGCGACGTGGCGGATTCTCCTCGTACTTCGTCGGCCACTTCGCCGTCCCGCTCGTGTCCGCCGTCTGGTCCTGCGCCCCGGACACCGCCCTGCTCTACCCGGCGGCCTACCTCTTCCGCTTCCTCGACCACCACGGGCTTCTCTCCGTCACCGGCTCGCCCCAGTGGAAGACCGTGACCGGGGGGTCGTCGGTCTATGTCGACAAGGTGGCCAAGCGCCTCGCCTCCGTCCGTACCTCCACGCCTGTACGGGCGATCGAGCGCGGCCCCGACCACGCGCGCGTGACCACCGAGGACGGCCACTCCGAGGTGCACGCGGCTGTCGTCGTGGCCGTCCACCCCGACCAGGCCCTGCGGATGCTCGCCGATGCCACGCCCGACGAGCGGCGCGTCCTCGGAGCGTTCACCTACTCCCGTAACCCCGCCGTGCTGCACCGGGACGACACCGTCCTGCCGCGCTCACCCCGAGCGCGGGCCTCGTGGAACTACTGGCTCCCGTCCTGCACGGCACGGCCCGGGGCCGTCCAGGTGAGCTACGACATGAACCGGCTCCAGCGCCTCGCGGTGCCCGAGCCGCACCTGGTGACCCTCAACCCCGACGGGCGCGTCGACGAGAGCACGGTGCTCGCACGGATGGTGTACGAGCATCCCGTCTACACCCCCCGCTCGGTCGCCTCCCAGCGCGAGCTCCCCGGCCTCGTCACGTCCGTCACCGCCTTCGCCGGTGCCTACCACGGCTGGGGCTTCCACGAGGACGGCTGCCGCTCCGGCGTCGCGGCCGCCCGGGCCCTGGGGGTGAACTGGTGACGTCCGCCGGCACCGCCCCACCGATACCCGCGCTGTACACCTGCGAGGTCGCACATACGCGTGTCCAGCCGGTACGCCACTCGCTGCGCCGGCGCACCTACCTCTGGCTCGTGGACCTCGACGCCCTGCCTTCCCTGCCCCTCCTCCTCCGCCCCCTCGCCCGCTTCGACGCCCACGACCACTTCGGCGGCCGGGCCCCTACCATCCGTGCCGGTCTCGACGCCTACCTGGCGTCCCACGGCGTACGGGACGCCGATGGCCGGGTCCTGATGCTGGCCCACGCCCGCGTCCTCGGCCATGTGTTCAACCCGCTCACGCTGTACTGGTGTCACGACAAGGCCGGCCGCCCCGTCTGCGTCGTGGCCGAGGTGCACAACACGTACGGCGGGCGGCACTGCTACCTGCTGCGGCCCGACGCCGACGGACGCGCCGACGTCGCCAAGGACTTCTACGTCTCACCGTTCTTCGACGTCGAAGGCTCCTACCGCATGCGGCTGCCGCTCCCCGGGGAGCACCTCGACCTCACCGTCCAACTGCGGCTCGGGGACGGGAGCCGACCGCTCACCGCGACCGTCCGGGGCCGCTGCCACCCCGCCGACGCACGCGGCCTGCTGACCGCGGCGCTCCGCCACCCCTGGTCCACCGCGGCCGTGAGTGTCGGCATCCGCTGGCACGGAATCCGCCTGTACCTCAAGGGACTTCCCGTCCGTCCGCGCCCTGCCCCGCCGACCCGACAAGGCATGCTGTGACTCTTTCCACCTCGCCGGACGCACCCGCCGGCGCGACCGGGCGTCGCCCGTCCGTCGATCCGAAACGCTGGCCCGACGTCGCGCTCCTTCCACGAGCCTCCGCCCTGCGCACCGCCATCGCCCGACATCTCGTCGAACGCGCCCTGGCCCGGCTGCCGTTGCGGGTACGCCACGGTGACGGGCACGGGCGCGTCCCCCGGCCCGGCACCCCGCAGCAGGGCGTGCCCACCCTGACGTTGCACGACCTGGCGGCCTTTCACCGGCGGATCGGCGTCGACGGCCTCATCGGCTTCGGCGAGTCCTACATGGCCGGCGAATGGGACAGCGACGACCTCGTCGGCCTGCTCACCGTGCTCGCCGCCCACGTCGACGACCTCGTACCGGCCCCGCTGCGCCGCCTCCGCGGGCTCTGGGCACACCGCCGACCGCTCCGGGACCGCAGCACCATCGAAGGCGCGCGCGACAACATCCACCGGCACTACGACCTGTCGAACGAGCTGTTCGCACTCTTCCTGGACCCGAGCCTGACGTACTCCTCGGCCGTGTTCGGCACCCTCCCCGCGACACCTGACGCACTGACGGCGGCGCAGCACCGCAAGATCGACCGGATGCTCGACCTCGCGGGCGTCGGCCCCGGCACCCGGCTCCTGGAGATCGGCACCGGCTGGGGCGAACTCGCGATCCGGGCCGCGACGCGCGGCGCCGACGTCCTGACCGTCACCCTCTCCGAGGAGCAGCGCGACCTCGCGCTGCGCCGGATCGCCGACGCGGGGGTGGCCGGGCAGGTGACCGTCGAACTGCGCGACTACCGTGAGGTCGAGGGCCGGTACGACGCCGTCGTCAGCGTCGAGATGATCGAGGCGGTCGGCGCCGAGTTCTGGCCCGCGTACTTCACCGCCCTGAGCCGGCTCCTCGCCCCCGGCGGCAGCGTGGCCCTCCAGGCCATCACGATGCCGCACGACCGGATGCTCGCCACCGCCCGGACGCACACCTGGATCAGCAAGTACGTCTTCCCCGGCGGCCTCATCCCCTCACCGGACGCCATCGCCCGCGAGAGTGCCGCCGCCGGCCTGCACATCACCGACGACACCGGATTCGGCGACCACTACGCCGAAACGCTGCGCCTCTGGCGCGAACGCTTCGTCAACGATCCGGACGCGGTCGACGCACTCGGCTTTGACCGGACCTTCCGCCGCATGTGGGAGCTGTACCTCGCCTACTCGGAGGCCGGGTTCCGTTCGCACTACCTCGACGTCCGGCAGCTTCGGCTGGTCGCCACCGGCCAGGACGGGGAGGCTTTGCCGTGAACGGATCCGCCTTCGCCGTCAACCTGGCAGCTTCGGCCGCCGCGGCTCTCGCGGTCATGCTGGTCACCTTCGCCGTGGCCCTCGTGAAGGGCGTCCACCGGATCGTCGACGTCGCCTGGGGCCTCGCCTTCACCGCCGTCGCGCTCGTCACCTGGGCGCTCTCCGCCGGGTACGGGGACGACACCCGGCGCCTCGCCGTCACCCTCGCGACCTGCCTCTGGGGCCTGCGGCTCGCGGTCCACATCGCCCGCAGAGGACGCGGCCACGGCGAGGACCCCCGCTACGCTCGGATGCTCGCCCGCGCCCCGGGCAGCCCGGCCCTCTACGCGCTGCGCAAGGTCTACCTCCTCCAAGGCGCCCTGGTCTGGCTCGTCTCGCTCCCCGTCCAGGCTGCCGCGTACCTCCCCGAAGGAGTGGACGTTCTCCTGGTCGCGGGCCTGGTGCTGTGGGCCGTGGGCGTGACCTTCGAGGCCGTGGGGGACCACCAGCTGGCCCGCTTCAAGGCCGATCCCGCCCACCGCGGACGCATCATGGACCAGGGGCTCTGGAACTGGACCCGGCACCCCAACTACTTCGGCGACTTCCTGGTGTGGTGGGGCCTCTACCTGACCGCGTGCGCGAGTTGGCCCAGCGCGGCGCTCGCCCTCGTATCGCCCTTGGTGATGAGCGGACTCCTCATCTGGGGGAGCGGCAAGCGGCTGCTGGACGCCCACATGGCCGACCGCCCCGGTTGGTCGGCCTACGCGGCCCGGACGAGCGGCTTCTTCCCTCGCCCGCCGCGCCGCGTGCCGAGCCGGACGGGCCCCCGGTGACCTCGGCCGCCCGGGGCGTCCGCTGTGGTGAGAGGGGCATCCTGGACGTACTCGTCGCCCCTGCCGTCCCCACCGCGGCCGTACTCTTCCTGCACGGCGGACGCTCCGAAGGCCCGGAGCCTCCGCCTCTGGTCAACCTGCCCGCGCTGCGCATGCGCCCGTTCGCGGCGGACCTCAGGCGGGCGCTCGCCGAGCGGGACGTGCTCGTCGCGATGGTCCGGTACCGCCGCCGGGGCTGGAACGGGGTGCGTGCCGACCCGGCCCGGGACGCCGAGGCCGCCCTCGCGGTGGTGCTGCGGACCGCGGGGGACATCCCGGTCGCCCTCGTCGGGCATTCGATGGGCGCCCGGGCGGCGCTGCGAGCAGCGGGGCACCCGGCGGTCCGGGGCGTGGTCGGCCTGGCGCCCTGGTGCCCCCCGGAGGAGCCCGTCGAGCACCTCGTCGGGCGATGGATCCACCTGTTGCACGACGAGGCCGACCGGGTCACGTCCGCGCGGGAGACCTGGGAGTTCGTCCGCCGCGCGGCCGCGGTCGGAGCCCATGCCGAGGGGATCGCCATGCGACGCGGAGGGCACGCGATGCTCCGCGGTGCCGCCGACTGGCAGCGCCGCACCACGGAACTCGTCGTCGCACTGCTGGCCACCCCGCAACCGGGCGGGGGAACCGGGGAAGGGAGGCCGGTGTGACGGGGGCCGCGCCGATTCAGCGGCTCGTGCGTCGAGGACCGGGAGGACCATGTGCTCGCGGACGCCCTTCACGGGGTCTGTGCCAGGGCCGCCCGACGTCGGGGCGGTACCCACTGTCGCGTGAGCAGCGAAGAGGTGGTGCTCGGGTGCGGCGTCCGAACGTCCATGACCCTGAGGCGATCGAGACGGACCTCCCGCCCGGCCACACCGAGCCAGGTGGCGAGAGCCGTCTCCGCATTCGCCGCCGGCAAGAACCTCGTCGACGAGGCCGCGACCCGCTCCGCGGTCAGCGAGTGCTCGGCCGACCGACCGATCATCACCTGGCGGCGACTACCGTGCACGAATGCGCATGTACCTCTCCTCCTGGCGGACCGGTGACCACCCCGAGCAGCTCCTGGCCCTGCTGGACGGCCCCGGCACGCATCAGGTGGCCGTGATCGCCAACGCCGTCGACGCCCTGCCCACCGCCGAACGGCGAGCCGCGGTCGAGCGCGAGATCGCCGCGCTCGCCGCGCTCGGCCTGCGGCCGGTCGAACTCGACCTGCGCGACTACTTCGACGGGGCGCCGGAGGGGGTCGCCGCCGCTCTCGAACGCTTCCCGGCGGTCTGGGTCCGCGGAGGCAACGTGTTCGTCCTGCGACACGCGCTCGCCCGCAGCGGCGCAGACCGCGCCCTGTCCGAACTGCTCCGACGGGACGCCGTCGTCTATGCCGGCTACAGCGCCGGCGTCTGCGTCCTCGCCCCCGACCTGCACGGACTGGACCGGTGCGACGACCCGAACGCCGTCGCCCTCGCCTACGAAGCCCCGGCGCGTTTCGACGGCCTGGCTCTCCTCGACTACGTCGTGGTGCCACACATCGACTCACCCGGACACCCCGAGAACGAGATCCTCACAACTGTCGCCGACCACTACCGGGCACAGGGCACCGCCCACCGGACCCTCCGCGACGGCCAGGCCATAGTGATCAACGGTGAAGACACGCGCGTCCACTGACCGGCACCTTGCCGACGAACGACACAGGGGACGGTGCCTGGTTCTGGCATCAATACACTGCTTCTCCCAACAGCACCTACGTTCGAGTGCTGCTGTCGAAAGCAGGGGGGCGTGGTGTCGACGATCGACGTGCAGAGGATCTGGAAGCCGTCCGTATCGGAACTCTGGACGGGGCGACGCCCTCTGTGGTGGACGGTTGGCTCTGCGGGGGAGCTCGCTGTTCTGTTCGTCCATCGGCAGTGGCTACGTCGAAGCCGCTATGTGAAGGGCTGGCTGCGATGGCGCCCGCAGGTCCCTTTCGACGGTGTGCTCGTGATGCGCCACGCTGACGGGTCGCTTCAACGTCGACCGATCAAGGATGTCCAGGTCAGGCCGAGCCACATCGCTCTGCTCCCGGACTCCCGACTTCTCCTGGCAAGGGGTCGAGCGGGCAAGGAGGATTCGGGAGAGTGGGGCCCGAACGCTGTGGTGGTCTCTCTGGAAAGTGGTCAACAAGAGGCCGCCTTCTGCATCGGCGACGACATCCCGGCTCTGGTGACCGATCGCGGGGGATCGATCTGGACGGCTCACGGAGACGAAGGCATCTACGGAGGGCATCCGGAGTCCGCAGCCGGTCTGGCCGGCTGGAGTGTCGAAGGCGAGGCGATCTGGGCCCCGGGAAGTCGCCT includes:
- a CDS encoding RNA polymerase sigma factor, whose translation is MIAAFGARRLGPYTCDGGVLHAGSRSVPRPDGSGNEDHISCALSAPRRPTADEVGTGLVQGDQDPLALAHQRWAGPVHTPATRAMREAREAEDVTHQVSLAACWGLQGCRPEPGPVPAWPIGIARRKIADAPSARTRRTELVAAAGAALLFYVVSARGTEYVLDPAVISGALARLPRVQRDVLALAYFGDLTPDHDRSAYRDASRHGEQPCPARAPADARRPCSGLGRSYVGRPAPAAGRSAHAQGHLAGPADPYPSAGATAPNRQSRRPAQPVRGQSTDMRGQG
- a CDS encoding NAD(P)/FAD-dependent oxidoreductase — its product is MNRRSVAVVGSGVAGLTAGYVLSRAYDVVLYEADSRLGGHAHTHELPTGAGGTVRVDTGFIVHNDRTYPYLLRLFRELGVATQDSEMSMSVRCDGCGLEYAGARGPRGLLSGGNLRRPRHLRMLADVPRFHRAARRLLASGDDTQTLGAFLRRGGFSSYFVGHFAVPLVSAVWSCAPDTALLYPAAYLFRFLDHHGLLSVTGSPQWKTVTGGSSVYVDKVAKRLASVRTSTPVRAIERGPDHARVTTEDGHSEVHAAVVVAVHPDQALRMLADATPDERRVLGAFTYSRNPAVLHRDDTVLPRSPRARASWNYWLPSCTARPGAVQVSYDMNRLQRLAVPEPHLVTLNPDGRVDESTVLARMVYEHPVYTPRSVASQRELPGLVTSVTAFAGAYHGWGFHEDGCRSGVAAARALGVNW
- a CDS encoding DUF1365 domain-containing protein, whose amino-acid sequence is MTSAGTAPPIPALYTCEVAHTRVQPVRHSLRRRTYLWLVDLDALPSLPLLLRPLARFDAHDHFGGRAPTIRAGLDAYLASHGVRDADGRVLMLAHARVLGHVFNPLTLYWCHDKAGRPVCVVAEVHNTYGGRHCYLLRPDADGRADVAKDFYVSPFFDVEGSYRMRLPLPGEHLDLTVQLRLGDGSRPLTATVRGRCHPADARGLLTAALRHPWSTAAVSVGIRWHGIRLYLKGLPVRPRPAPPTRQGML
- a CDS encoding SAM-dependent methyltransferase, producing MTLSTSPDAPAGATGRRPSVDPKRWPDVALLPRASALRTAIARHLVERALARLPLRVRHGDGHGRVPRPGTPQQGVPTLTLHDLAAFHRRIGVDGLIGFGESYMAGEWDSDDLVGLLTVLAAHVDDLVPAPLRRLRGLWAHRRPLRDRSTIEGARDNIHRHYDLSNELFALFLDPSLTYSSAVFGTLPATPDALTAAQHRKIDRMLDLAGVGPGTRLLEIGTGWGELAIRAATRGADVLTVTLSEEQRDLALRRIADAGVAGQVTVELRDYREVEGRYDAVVSVEMIEAVGAEFWPAYFTALSRLLAPGGSVALQAITMPHDRMLATARTHTWISKYVFPGGLIPSPDAIARESAAAGLHITDDTGFGDHYAETLRLWRERFVNDPDAVDALGFDRTFRRMWELYLAYSEAGFRSHYLDVRQLRLVATGQDGEALP
- a CDS encoding DUF1295 domain-containing protein; this encodes MLVTFAVALVKGVHRIVDVAWGLAFTAVALVTWALSAGYGDDTRRLAVTLATCLWGLRLAVHIARRGRGHGEDPRYARMLARAPGSPALYALRKVYLLQGALVWLVSLPVQAAAYLPEGVDVLLVAGLVLWAVGVTFEAVGDHQLARFKADPAHRGRIMDQGLWNWTRHPNYFGDFLVWWGLYLTACASWPSAALALVSPLVMSGLLIWGSGKRLLDAHMADRPGWSAYAARTSGFFPRPPRRVPSRTGPR
- a CDS encoding alpha/beta fold hydrolase → MTSAARGVRCGERGILDVLVAPAVPTAAVLFLHGGRSEGPEPPPLVNLPALRMRPFAADLRRALAERDVLVAMVRYRRRGWNGVRADPARDAEAALAVVLRTAGDIPVALVGHSMGARAALRAAGHPAVRGVVGLAPWCPPEEPVEHLVGRWIHLLHDEADRVTSARETWEFVRRAAAVGAHAEGIAMRRGGHAMLRGAADWQRRTTELVVALLATPQPGGGTGEGRPV
- a CDS encoding Type 1 glutamine amidotransferase-like domain-containing protein, with protein sequence MRMYLSSWRTGDHPEQLLALLDGPGTHQVAVIANAVDALPTAERRAAVEREIAALAALGLRPVELDLRDYFDGAPEGVAAALERFPAVWVRGGNVFVLRHALARSGADRALSELLRRDAVVYAGYSAGVCVLAPDLHGLDRCDDPNAVALAYEAPARFDGLALLDYVVVPHIDSPGHPENEILTTVADHYRAQGTAHRTLRDGQAIVINGEDTRVH